One genomic region from Cucumis melo cultivar AY chromosome 9, USDA_Cmelo_AY_1.0, whole genome shotgun sequence encodes:
- the LOC103482702 gene encoding calcium-dependent protein kinase 26 isoform X2 codes for MDLAETESDQIGQSIQFYNCFKVSSLSETILETTQVGSLKDRYVLGERLGWGQFGVIRSCSDRMTGEMLACKSIAKDRLMTVDDVRSVKLEIEIMSRLSGHPNVVNLKAVYEEEECVHLLMELCAGGELFHQLEKHGRFSESDARVIFRHLIQVVKYCHENGVVHRDLKPENILLATTSSSSPIKLADFGLATYIKPGQNLHGTVGSPFYIAPEVLAGGYNQAADVWSAGVILYILLSGMPPFWGKTKSRIFEAVRAAELRFPSNLWDHVSTSAKDLISRMLCMDPSKRLTAEEVLAHSWMKDAAQASQEQEKQDARDCRLVEMGMSSSPAPFIVRNRDFSFSDGTPVICEDQMGHSPVFTCKSSFSSFLLDNVGTPSSVPGGFSFSSCVELDTATEFSSPIPKLPSFTFFSPCSTVDQVNSSMRFKANLSLSEALHEEPIKRKLSLLLEPTIPAKYRFGEMEWKETRKGGGSRGTNIPSKRNHTIGLGELDQLNLIVTESVIRWASCTHIPTTPSLRLSLVC; via the exons ATGGACCTAGCTGAAACTGAAAGTGACCAGATTGGGCAATCTATACAATTCTACAACTGTTTCAAAGTTTCAAGCCTCAGTGAAACAATTTTAGAAACCACGCAAGTTGGAAGTTTAAAAGATCGGTACGTTTTGGGGGAACGATTAGGTTGGGGACAATTTGGCGTGATTCGATCATGTTCTGATAGGATGACTGGCGAGATGTTGGCTTGCAAGTCCATTGCCAAGGATAGATTGATGACAGTTGATGATGTGCGCAGTGTTAAGCTTGAAATTGAAATTATGTCCAGATTGTCTGGGCATCCAAATGTTGTAAATCTAAAGGCAGTCTACGAGGAGGAAGAATGTGTGCACTTATTAATGGAGTTATGTGCTGGAGGGGAGCTTTTCCACCAGCTTGAGAAGCATGGCAGGTTTTCGGAATCTGATGCTCGGGTTATTTTCAGGCATCTAATTCAAGTGGTCAAATATTGTCATGAGAATGGTGTTGTTCATAGAGATCTAAAGCCGGAAAACATTCTATTAGCCACAACCTCGTCCTCATCTCCAATTAAGTTGGCAGATTTTGGTCTTGCAACCTATATCAAACCTG GTCAGAATTTGCATGGTACTGTTGGGAGCCCATTTTACATTGCCCCAGAAGTCCTTGCAGGAGGCTATAACCAAGCTGCTGATGTTTGGAGTGCTGGAGTTATTCTTTACATCCTTCTCAGCGGGATGCCACCCTTTTGGGGTAAGACGAAATCAAGAATTTTTGAAGCTGTTAGAGCTGCAGAATTACGTTTTCCTTCTAATCTTTGGGATCACGTATCAACATCTGCGAAAGACTTGATATCCAGGATGCTTTGCATGGATCCTTCAAAGCGGCTCACTGCTGAGGAGGTTCTAG CTCATTCATGGATGAAAGATGCTGCCCAAGCATCTCAAGAGCAGGAAAAGCAAGATGCTCGAGATTGCAGACTGGTGGAAATGGGCATGAGTTCTTCGCCCGCTCCATTCATCGTTAGAAATCGGGATTTTAGCTTCAGTGATGGAACTCCTGTTATTTGTGAGGACCAAATGGGGCATTCCCCTGTCTTCACATGCAAATCATCGTTCTCTTCTTTCCTTTTAGACAACGTTGGCACGCCTAGTTCTGTTCCCGGAGGATTTTCTTTCAGCAGTTGCGTTGAGTTAGATACGGCTACTGAGTTTTCATCCCCAATTCCGAAGCTTCCCAGTTTTACTTTCTTCAGTCCATGTTCAACAGTTGATCAAGTAAACAGTTCGATGAGATTCAAAGCGAATTTGTCACTGTCAGAAGCGCTTCATGAAG AACCAATCAAGAGAAAGCTTTCTCTTCTGCTAGAACCTACAATTCCAGCCAAGTACAGGTTTGGAGAAATGGAGTGGAAAGAAACTAGAAAGGGAGGTGGATCTAGAGGGACCAACATTCCCAGCAAAAGGAATCATACAATCGGACTTGGCGAGCTCGATCAGCTCAATCTAATCGTGACCGAATCAGTTATACGATGGGCATCATGCACACATATCCCAACAACTCCATCCCTTAGGCTATCACTTGTCTGTTAA
- the LOC103482702 gene encoding calcium-dependent protein kinase 11 isoform X1 codes for MDLAETESDQIGQSIQFYNCFKVSSLSETILETTQVGSLKDRYVLGERLGWGQFGVIRSCSDRMTGEMLACKSIAKDRLMTVDDVRSVKLEIEIMSRLSGHPNVVNLKAVYEEEECVHLLMELCAGGELFHQLEKHGRFSESDARVIFRHLIQVVKYCHENGVVHRDLKPENILLATTSSSSPIKLADFGLATYIKPGQNLHGTVGSPFYIAPEVLAGGYNQAADVWSAGVILYILLSGMPPFWGKTKSRIFEAVRAAELRFPSNLWDHVSTSAKDLISRMLCMDPSKRLTAEEVLAHSWMKDAAQASQEQEKQDARDCRLVEMGMSSSPAPFIVRNRDFSFSDGTPVICEDQMGHSPVFTCKSSFSSFLLDNVGTPSSVPGGFSFSSCVELDTATEFSSPIPKLPSFTFFSPCSTVDQVNSSMRFKANLSLSEALHEATNETVSYPKKKKPFPSSLEWLSIPRSKAATNWDFYEYHLVGDDFLSFTTDHVILNAEPIKRKLSLLLEPTIPAKYRFGEMEWKETRKGGGSRGTNIPSKRNHTIGLGELDQLNLIVTESVIRWASCTHIPTTPSLRLSLVC; via the exons ATGGACCTAGCTGAAACTGAAAGTGACCAGATTGGGCAATCTATACAATTCTACAACTGTTTCAAAGTTTCAAGCCTCAGTGAAACAATTTTAGAAACCACGCAAGTTGGAAGTTTAAAAGATCGGTACGTTTTGGGGGAACGATTAGGTTGGGGACAATTTGGCGTGATTCGATCATGTTCTGATAGGATGACTGGCGAGATGTTGGCTTGCAAGTCCATTGCCAAGGATAGATTGATGACAGTTGATGATGTGCGCAGTGTTAAGCTTGAAATTGAAATTATGTCCAGATTGTCTGGGCATCCAAATGTTGTAAATCTAAAGGCAGTCTACGAGGAGGAAGAATGTGTGCACTTATTAATGGAGTTATGTGCTGGAGGGGAGCTTTTCCACCAGCTTGAGAAGCATGGCAGGTTTTCGGAATCTGATGCTCGGGTTATTTTCAGGCATCTAATTCAAGTGGTCAAATATTGTCATGAGAATGGTGTTGTTCATAGAGATCTAAAGCCGGAAAACATTCTATTAGCCACAACCTCGTCCTCATCTCCAATTAAGTTGGCAGATTTTGGTCTTGCAACCTATATCAAACCTG GTCAGAATTTGCATGGTACTGTTGGGAGCCCATTTTACATTGCCCCAGAAGTCCTTGCAGGAGGCTATAACCAAGCTGCTGATGTTTGGAGTGCTGGAGTTATTCTTTACATCCTTCTCAGCGGGATGCCACCCTTTTGGGGTAAGACGAAATCAAGAATTTTTGAAGCTGTTAGAGCTGCAGAATTACGTTTTCCTTCTAATCTTTGGGATCACGTATCAACATCTGCGAAAGACTTGATATCCAGGATGCTTTGCATGGATCCTTCAAAGCGGCTCACTGCTGAGGAGGTTCTAG CTCATTCATGGATGAAAGATGCTGCCCAAGCATCTCAAGAGCAGGAAAAGCAAGATGCTCGAGATTGCAGACTGGTGGAAATGGGCATGAGTTCTTCGCCCGCTCCATTCATCGTTAGAAATCGGGATTTTAGCTTCAGTGATGGAACTCCTGTTATTTGTGAGGACCAAATGGGGCATTCCCCTGTCTTCACATGCAAATCATCGTTCTCTTCTTTCCTTTTAGACAACGTTGGCACGCCTAGTTCTGTTCCCGGAGGATTTTCTTTCAGCAGTTGCGTTGAGTTAGATACGGCTACTGAGTTTTCATCCCCAATTCCGAAGCTTCCCAGTTTTACTTTCTTCAGTCCATGTTCAACAGTTGATCAAGTAAACAGTTCGATGAGATTCAAAGCGAATTTGTCACTGTCAGAAGCGCTTCATGAAG CAACCAATGAAACGGTTTCTtatccaaagaaaaaaaaaccatttccTTCATCTTTGGAATGGCTATCAATACCTCGTTCAAAAGCAGCAACTAATTGGGATTTCTATGAATATCATTTAGTTGGAGATGATTTCCTTAGTTTTACAACGGACCATGTTATCTTAAATGCAGAACCAATCAAGAGAAAGCTTTCTCTTCTGCTAGAACCTACAATTCCAGCCAAGTACAGGTTTGGAGAAATGGAGTGGAAAGAAACTAGAAAGGGAGGTGGATCTAGAGGGACCAACATTCCCAGCAAAAGGAATCATACAATCGGACTTGGCGAGCTCGATCAGCTCAATCTAATCGTGACCGAATCAGTTATACGATGGGCATCATGCACACATATCCCAACAACTCCATCCCTTAGGCTATCACTTGTCTGTTAA
- the LOC103482703 gene encoding uncharacterized protein LOC103482703 isoform X1: MGGTKRSALSDSIPDTYDSVFGNKRILAGSSFDIQRAEPSQQQKTKTPTLDVRRAESSRQHVRALNTQFASWVQSQLANHPDELWEGGVRDYLTHASSIMEKFSDIVEWLKANAVKGESSPSTGSPTTEKKTEIEHQNTDLKPFQGQTGFPPTSATTNSATSWTSGAFFNHQAPSIFGLQNSVPANGVSVGQTAVPTSESADDENDLEQPSSPSVKKSEEKGVVVVHEVKCKLYVKSTDPADKDAWKDKGTGQLSIKCKEGISKGSKESKPTIVIRNDVGRLLLNALIYPGIKTNTQKNSIVAIFHTSSEGDTNDNSDKDKVVARTYLIRLKTEDDRNKLATAIQECAPAP, encoded by the exons ATGGGAGGAACTAAGCGCTCGGCCTTATCTGACTCGATTCCCGACACTTACGATTCTGTG TTTGGTAACAAAAGAATATTGGCGGGATCCTCATTTGATATTCAGAGGGCAGAACCATCTCAACAACAGAAGACTAAAACACCTACACTTGATGTGCGCCGGGCGGAGTCGTCTCGGCAGCATGTGAGAGCACTTAACACTCAATTTGCAAG TTGGGTGCAGTCACAATTAGCCAATCATCCAGATGAACTTTGGGAGGGTGGTGTTCGTGATTACTTGACTCATGCCTCAAGTATTATG GAAAAGTTTAGTGATATAGTTGAGTGGCTCAAAGCAAACGCTGTTAAAGGAGAAAGTTCACCTTCTACTGGATCTCCCACAACTGAAAAGAAGACAGAAATTGAACACCAGAATACTGATTTAAAACCATTTCAAGGACAAACTGGTTTTCCACCTACCAGTGCAACTACTAATAGTGCAACTTCATGGACCTCTGGGGCATTCTTCAACCATCAAGCTCCTAGCATATTTG GATTACAAAATTCAGTTCCTGCCAATGGTGTTTCTGTTGGTCAAACTGCAGTCCCAACTTCAGAGAGTGCGGATGATG AAAATGACTTGGAGCAGCCAAGCAGCCCTTCTGTAAAGAAGTCTGAAGAGAAAGGGGTGGTTGTAGTGCATGAAGTTAAGTGCAAGCTTTATGTGAAG TCCACCGATCCAGCAGATAAAGATGCATGGAAAGACAAAGGCACAGGGCAGCTTTCCATAAAATGCAAGGAGGGTATCAGCAAGGGTTCAAAGGAATCCAAACCAACAATTGTAATTCGAAATGAT GTGGGGAGACTGCTTCTGAATGCTTTAATCTATCCAGGGATCAAGACAAATACTCAAAAGAATTCCATTGTTGCAATATTCCATACTTCG AGTGAAGGCGATACAAACGATAATAGCGATAAAGATAAAGTTGTGGCACGAACATACTTGATTCGATTAAAAACAGAGGACGATCGGAATAAGCTGGCAACAGCAATTCAAGAATGTGCTCCAGCACCTTGA
- the LOC103482703 gene encoding uncharacterized protein LOC103482703 isoform X2, translating to MCAGRSRLGSIWVQSQLANHPDELWEGGVRDYLTHASSIMEKFSDIVEWLKANAVKGESSPSTGSPTTEKKTEIEHQNTDLKPFQGQTGFPPTSATTNSATSWTSGAFFNHQAPSIFGLQNSVPANGVSVGQTAVPTSESADDENDLEQPSSPSVKKSEEKGVVVVHEVKCKLYVKSTDPADKDAWKDKGTGQLSIKCKEGISKGSKESKPTIVIRNDVGRLLLNALIYPGIKTNTQKNSIVAIFHTSSEGDTNDNSDKDKVVARTYLIRLKTEDDRNKLATAIQECAPAP from the exons ATGTGCGCCGGGCGGAGTCGTCTCGGCAGCAT TTGGGTGCAGTCACAATTAGCCAATCATCCAGATGAACTTTGGGAGGGTGGTGTTCGTGATTACTTGACTCATGCCTCAAGTATTATG GAAAAGTTTAGTGATATAGTTGAGTGGCTCAAAGCAAACGCTGTTAAAGGAGAAAGTTCACCTTCTACTGGATCTCCCACAACTGAAAAGAAGACAGAAATTGAACACCAGAATACTGATTTAAAACCATTTCAAGGACAAACTGGTTTTCCACCTACCAGTGCAACTACTAATAGTGCAACTTCATGGACCTCTGGGGCATTCTTCAACCATCAAGCTCCTAGCATATTTG GATTACAAAATTCAGTTCCTGCCAATGGTGTTTCTGTTGGTCAAACTGCAGTCCCAACTTCAGAGAGTGCGGATGATG AAAATGACTTGGAGCAGCCAAGCAGCCCTTCTGTAAAGAAGTCTGAAGAGAAAGGGGTGGTTGTAGTGCATGAAGTTAAGTGCAAGCTTTATGTGAAG TCCACCGATCCAGCAGATAAAGATGCATGGAAAGACAAAGGCACAGGGCAGCTTTCCATAAAATGCAAGGAGGGTATCAGCAAGGGTTCAAAGGAATCCAAACCAACAATTGTAATTCGAAATGAT GTGGGGAGACTGCTTCTGAATGCTTTAATCTATCCAGGGATCAAGACAAATACTCAAAAGAATTCCATTGTTGCAATATTCCATACTTCG AGTGAAGGCGATACAAACGATAATAGCGATAAAGATAAAGTTGTGGCACGAACATACTTGATTCGATTAAAAACAGAGGACGATCGGAATAAGCTGGCAACAGCAATTCAAGAATGTGCTCCAGCACCTTGA
- the LOC103482704 gene encoding UDP-galactose/UDP-glucose transporter 2 produces MKNEDQTRSLFGILLTDRPKWQQFLICTSGFFFGYLVNGVCEEYVYNRLKFSYGWYFTFVQGFVYLALIYLQGFTTKQMVNPWKTYVKLSAVLMGSHGLTKGSLAFLNYPAQIMFKSTKVLPVMIMGAFIPGLRRKYPIHEYISALLLVIGLILFTLADAQTSPNFSILGVVMICGALVMDAFLGNLQEAIFTMNPDTTQTEMLFCSTVVGLPFLVVPMVLTGELFRAWTSCAEHPYVYGVLVFEAMATFVGQVSVLSLIAIFGAATTAMITTARKAVTLLLSYLIFTKPMTEQHGSGLLLITMGIVLKMLPENKLPSRAAKSSHRVDENQLDKGKEEDEENRPLV; encoded by the exons ATGAAAAACGAGGACCAAACCAGGTCCCTCTTTGGGATTTTGCTCACTGATCGACCTAAATGGCAGCAGTTTCTCATTTGTACTTCTGGGTTTTTCTTTGGCTACCTTGTTAATGGTGTTTGTGAG GAATATGTGTATAATCGTCTTAAATTCAG TTATGGATGGTACTTCACATTTGTGCAAGGATTTGTTTATCTCGCACTTATTTATCTCCAAGGTTTCACCACCAAGCAAATGGTTAACCCATGGAAGACATATGTGAAGCTCTCAGCTGTTCTTATGGGATCTCATGGATTAACCAAGGGCTCCTTGGCTTTTCTGAATTATCCAGCACAAATTATGTTCAAATCTACCAAG GTTCTTCCTGTTATGATAATGGGAGCCTTCATTCCTGGCTTGAGAAGGAAATACCCTATTCATGAGTATATCTCTGCACTTCTTTTGGTGATTGGATTGATCCTCTTCACCTTAGCAGATGCACAGACTTCTCCAAATTTTAGTATATTAGGCGTTGTTATGATATGTGGTGCTCTTGTCATGGATGCCTTTCTCGGGAACTTGCAGGAAGCCATTTTTACTATGAATCCTGATACTACACAG ACCGAAATGTTATTTTGCTCGACCGTAGTTGGCCTCCCTTTCTTAGTAGTACCGATGGTGTTAACCGGAGAGCTGTTTCGAGCCTGGACTTCCTGTGCTGAA CACCCATATGTCTACGGAGTCTTGGTGTTTGAAGCCATGGCAACATTTGTTGGTCAAGTGTCTGTTCTATCCCTCATTGCCATTTTCGGTGCTGCCACAACCGCAATG ATAACAACTGCAAGAAAAGCAGTCACTCTTCTACTTTCATACTTGATATTTACCAAGCCAATGACAGAACAACATGGAAGTGGGCTGCTTCTTATAACAATGGGAATTGTTCTGAAGATGTTGCCTGAGAACAAATTGCCTTCAAGAGCAGCAAAATCATCACATAGAGTAGATGAAAACCAGTTAGAtaagggaaaagaagaagatgaagagaatAGGCCTTTGGTTTAA
- the LOC103482706 gene encoding uncharacterized protein LOC103482706, protein MASTDSSNWTLISNPPLQKPKSLLLKDYLLDDFSSCSSNGFRSFPRRQCCSTTVRFLLEIDLKVKDSSFTKKFLPRTSSRKIALSTISTLQRASDAVLRAFKQFPLPSSRKSFFPRSISRKLISKAFRKKSDIVDPNNRRWKSFKEFLDEKEPPSSSSFEQNHSDSAVCTAIAVAGRNSISSCSNSISWTESEFTSEIIPSSCSGNSESCSENGAVKDDKDSPVNLIGKRDGVTFGKDSMEETGTPSAVAAAAGEYREDTVKKWQNNEEEKEQFSPVSVLDFPFEDEDQDISSSLNCNIHLMEGKKQKQRDQKTKRLEKGTELEPVDLKKRFTNISVIADHQDHFTLITKLKEHQMEEKALEFLKLLKSTTKSTENLLLDFFHQKLDEHEATSTNSDFDQPQLLEFAQDWVDGNAGELTVMGRWELPEERNFYIKDMEVAEKWRSFGGDKEELVAEFEAEVWISLLDDLLIDLSL, encoded by the exons ATGGCGTCCACTGATTCTTCTAACTGGACTCTCATTTCCAACCCTCCACTTCAAAAACCCAAATCCTTATTGCTCAAGGATTATCTTCTCGACGATTTCAGCTCTTGCTCCTCCAATGGCTTCCGATCATTTCCCCGCCGCCAATGCTGCTCCACAACCGTCCGATTCCTCCTCGAAATCGATCTCAAAGTTAAAGATTCTTCCTTTACTAAAAAATTCCTTCCTCGAACATCCTCCCGAAAAATCGCTCTCTCTACCATCTCCACTTTGCAAAGAGCCTCCGACGCTGTTCTTAGAGCCTTCAAGCAATTTCCCTTACCTTCTTCACGGAAATCCTTTTTTCCTAGGAGCATTTCGCGGAAACTAATTTCCAAAGCGTTCCGGAAGAAGTCGGATATCGTCGATCCAAACAATAGGCGGTGGAAATCGTTCAAGGAGTTTCTTGATGAGAAAGAACCGCCGTCGTCGTCATCGTTTGAACAGAATCACTCCGACTCTGCCGTGTGTACCGCCATCGCTGTTGCTGGAAGAAACTCGATTAGTAGTTGTAGCAATAGTATTAGTTGGACAGAGAGTGAATTTACATCGGAGATTATTCCGTCGTCTTGTAGCGGGAATTCCGAGAGTTGCAGCGAAAACGGCGCCGTTAAAGATGATAAGGATTCACCTGTTAATCTCATTGGCAAAAGAGATGGCGTAACGTTCGGAAAAGATTCCATGGAGGAAACAGGAACCCCTTCGGccgtcgccgccgccgccgGTGAGTACCGGGAGGATACCGTTAAG AAATGGCAaaataatgaagaagaaaaggaacAATTCAGTCCAGTTTCAGTGTTGGACTTTCCTTTCGAAGATGAAGATCAAGACATTTCCTCGTCGTTGAATTGCAATATTCACCTAATGGAAG GTAAGAAGCAAAAACAAAGAGATCAGAAGACGAAGAGATTGGAGAAAGGAACGGAATTGGAGCCTGTAGACTTAAAGAAACGATTCACAAACATAAGTGTTATTGCTGATCACCAAGATCATTTCACTttaataaccaaattaaaagaACATCAAATGGAAGAAAAGGCTTTGGAGTTTCTAAAGCTTCTCAAATCCACAACCAAATCAACAGAGAATCTGCTTCTTGATTTCTTTCATCAGAAACTCGACGAACATGAAGCAACTTCAACCAATTCAGATTTTGATCAGCCACAGCTTTTGGAATTCGCCCAAGATTGGGTCGATGGAAACGCCGGGGAATTGACGGTAATGGGAAGATGGGAGTTACCAGAAGAACGGAATTTCTACATTAAAGATATGGAAGTCGCGGAAAAATGGAGAAGTTTTGGCGGAGATAAAGAGGAGTTAGTGGCAGAGTTTGAAGCCGAGGTTTGGATATCTTTGCTTGATGACCTTTTGATTGACCTCTCCCTATAG